The following proteins are co-located in the Streptomyces sp. NBC_00435 genome:
- the uvrA gene encoding excinuclease ABC subunit UvrA — MTDRLIVRGAREHNLKNVSLDLPRDSLIVFTGLSGSGKSSLAFDTIFAEGQRRYVESLSSYARQFLGQMDKPDVDFIEGLSPAVSIDQKSTSRNPRSTVGTITEVYDYLRLLFARIGKPHCPECRRPISRQSPQAIVDKVLALPEGSRFQVLSPLVRERKGEFVDLFADLQTKGYSRARVDGETIQLSEPPTLKKQEKHTIEVVIDRLTVKESAKRRLTDSVETALGLSSGMVILDFVDLAADDPERERMYSEHLYCPYDDLSFEELEPRSFSFNSPFGACPECTGIGTRMEVDPELIIPDEDKSLDEGAVSPWSLGHTKDYFQRLIGALAEELGFRTDIAWAGLPLRAKKALLYGHKTQIEVRYRNRYGRERAYTTAFEGAVPFVKRRHAESESDTSRERFEGYMREVPCPTCQGTRLKPIVLAVTVMERSIAEVAAMSISECAEFLGQMRLDARDKKIAERVLKEVNERLRFLVDVGLDYLSLNRAAGTLSGGEAQRIRLATQIGSGLVGVLYVLDEPSIGLHQRDNHRLIETLVRLRDMGNTLIVVEHDEDTIKVADWVVDIGPGAGEHGGKVVHSGSLKELLKNPESITGQYLSGKRSIPLPDVRRPVDPSRRLTVHGAKENNLRDIDVSFPLGVLTAVTGVSGSGKSTLVNDILYTHLARELNGARSVPGRHTRVDGDDLVDKVVHVDQSPIGRTPRSNPATYTGVFDHVRKLFAETMEAKVRGYLPGRFSFNVKGGRCENCSGDGTIKIEMNFLPDVYVPCEVCHGDRYNRETLEVHYKGKSIAEVLNMPIEEAAGFFEAVPTISRHLKTLNEVGLGYVRLGQSAPTLSGGEAQRVKLASELQKRSTGRTVYVLDEPTTGLHFEDISKLIKVLSGLVDKGNSVIVIEHNLDVIKTADWVVDMGPEGGYGGGLVVAEGTPEQVASVGASHTGKFLRDILGADRVSDAEPVDRPAKKAAARKKAAPAAAAKKAVAKKAASVAAKKAAPAAAKKATRARKA, encoded by the coding sequence GTGACCGACCGTCTCATCGTTCGTGGCGCTCGCGAGCACAACCTCAAGAACGTTTCTCTTGACCTGCCGCGCGACTCGCTCATCGTCTTCACCGGACTCTCGGGATCGGGCAAGTCCTCCCTGGCCTTCGACACGATCTTCGCCGAGGGTCAGCGCCGCTACGTCGAGTCGCTCTCGTCGTACGCCCGCCAGTTCCTGGGGCAGATGGACAAGCCCGACGTCGACTTCATCGAGGGCCTTTCCCCGGCCGTCTCCATCGACCAGAAGTCCACCTCGCGCAACCCGCGCTCCACCGTCGGCACCATCACCGAGGTCTACGACTACCTCCGCCTGCTCTTCGCGCGCATCGGCAAGCCCCACTGCCCCGAGTGCCGCCGGCCGATCTCGCGGCAGTCGCCGCAGGCGATCGTCGACAAGGTGCTCGCGCTGCCCGAGGGCAGCCGCTTCCAGGTGCTCTCGCCGCTGGTGCGCGAGCGCAAGGGCGAGTTCGTCGACCTCTTCGCCGACCTCCAGACCAAGGGCTACAGCCGGGCCCGGGTGGACGGGGAGACGATCCAGCTCTCCGAGCCGCCCACGCTGAAGAAGCAGGAGAAGCACACCATCGAGGTGGTCATCGACCGCCTCACCGTCAAGGAGAGCGCCAAGCGCCGCCTGACGGACTCCGTGGAGACCGCCCTCGGGCTCTCGAGCGGCATGGTGATCCTGGACTTCGTCGACCTCGCCGCGGACGACCCCGAGCGTGAGCGGATGTACTCCGAGCACCTCTACTGCCCGTACGACGACCTGTCCTTCGAGGAGCTGGAGCCCCGCTCCTTCTCCTTCAACTCGCCCTTCGGCGCCTGCCCCGAGTGCACCGGTATCGGTACGCGCATGGAGGTGGACCCGGAGCTGATCATCCCGGACGAGGACAAGTCCCTGGACGAGGGCGCGGTCTCCCCGTGGTCGCTCGGCCACACCAAGGACTACTTCCAGCGGCTGATCGGCGCGCTCGCCGAGGAGCTCGGCTTCCGCACGGACATCGCCTGGGCCGGGCTGCCGCTGCGCGCCAAGAAGGCCCTGCTGTACGGCCACAAGACGCAGATCGAGGTCCGCTACCGCAACAGGTACGGGCGCGAGCGGGCCTACACCACGGCCTTCGAGGGCGCGGTGCCGTTCGTGAAGCGGCGCCATGCGGAGTCCGAGAGCGACACCAGCCGCGAGCGCTTCGAGGGCTACATGCGCGAGGTGCCCTGCCCGACCTGCCAGGGCACTCGGCTCAAGCCGATCGTGCTCGCGGTGACGGTGATGGAGCGGTCGATCGCCGAGGTCGCCGCGATGTCGATCAGCGAGTGCGCGGAGTTCCTGGGGCAGATGCGCCTCGACGCCCGCGACAAGAAGATCGCTGAGCGCGTCCTCAAGGAGGTCAACGAGCGGCTCCGCTTCCTCGTCGACGTCGGCCTGGACTACCTCTCGCTCAACCGCGCCGCCGGCACCCTGTCGGGCGGCGAGGCCCAGCGCATCCGCCTCGCCACGCAGATCGGCTCCGGTCTCGTCGGAGTGCTCTACGTCCTGGACGAGCCCTCCATCGGCCTGCACCAGCGGGACAACCACCGCCTGATCGAGACCCTCGTACGACTGCGGGACATGGGCAACACGCTCATCGTCGTCGAGCACGACGAGGACACCATCAAGGTGGCCGACTGGGTCGTGGACATCGGCCCCGGCGCCGGTGAGCACGGCGGCAAGGTCGTGCACAGCGGCTCGCTGAAGGAGCTGCTGAAGAACCCCGAGTCGATCACCGGGCAGTACCTGTCCGGCAAGAGGTCCATCCCGCTCCCGGACGTACGCCGGCCCGTGGACCCGTCGCGCAGGCTCACGGTCCACGGGGCCAAGGAGAACAACCTGCGGGACATCGACGTGTCCTTCCCGCTGGGCGTGCTCACCGCGGTGACGGGCGTATCGGGCTCCGGCAAGTCGACGCTGGTGAACGACATCCTGTACACGCACCTGGCGCGCGAGCTCAACGGTGCGCGGTCGGTGCCGGGACGGCACACCCGGGTGGACGGCGACGACCTCGTCGACAAGGTCGTGCACGTGGACCAGTCCCCGATCGGCCGGACCCCCAGGTCCAACCCGGCCACGTACACGGGTGTCTTCGACCACGTCCGCAAGCTCTTCGCGGAGACGATGGAGGCGAAGGTGCGCGGCTATCTGCCGGGCCGCTTCTCCTTCAACGTGAAGGGCGGCCGGTGCGAGAACTGCTCCGGTGACGGCACGATCAAGATCGAGATGAACTTCCTGCCGGACGTGTACGTCCCGTGCGAGGTCTGCCACGGCGACCGGTACAACCGGGAGACGCTGGAGGTCCACTACAAGGGCAAGTCCATCGCCGAGGTCCTGAACATGCCGATCGAGGAGGCCGCCGGCTTCTTCGAGGCGGTCCCGACGATCTCGCGGCACCTGAAGACGCTGAACGAGGTGGGGCTGGGGTACGTGCGGCTCGGCCAGTCGGCGCCGACGCTGTCGGGCGGTGAGGCGCAGCGCGTGAAGCTGGCTTCGGAGCTGCAGAAGCGGTCGACGGGCCGGACGGTGTACGTCCTCGACGAGCCGACGACGGGCCTGCACTTCGAGGACATCTCGAAGCTGATCAAGGTCCTGTCGGGGCTGGTGGACAAGGGGAACTCGGTGATCGTCATCGAGCACAACCTCGACGTCATCAAGACCGCGGACTGGGTCGTGGACATGGGCCCCGAGGGCGGCTACGGAGGCGGCCTCGTCGTCGCGGAGGGCACGCCGGAACAGGTCGCCTCGGTGGGTGCGAGCCACACGGGCAAGTTCCTGCGGGACATCCTCGGCGCGGACCGGGTCTCCGACGCGGAGCCGGTCGACCGGCCGGCGAAGAAGGCGGCCGCGCGGAAGAAGGCGGCTCCCGCCGCTGCCGCGAAGAAGGCGGTGGCGAAGAAGGCAGCCTCGGTGGCCGCGAAGAAGGCGGCCCCGGCGGCCGCGAAGAAGGCCACGCGGGCCCGCAAGGCGTAG
- a CDS encoding MBL fold metallo-hydrolase, with the protein MTYSGAVKVGGPADVHELSDLMISKVAVGGMNNNAYLLRCRATDQQLLIDAAAEPETLLSLIGDGGIASVVTTHQHGDHWGALADVVGATGARTYAGALDAEGIPVATDVLVADGDTITVGRVTLTARHLVGHTPGSIALVYDDPHGHPHVFTGDCLFPGGVGNTWGDPKAFVQLVDDVEHKLFEQLPDETWVYPGHGNDTTLGAERPHLAEWRERGW; encoded by the coding sequence ATGACGTACAGCGGAGCGGTCAAGGTCGGCGGTCCGGCCGACGTGCACGAACTCTCGGACCTGATGATTTCCAAAGTCGCGGTGGGCGGCATGAACAACAACGCCTACCTGTTGCGCTGCCGGGCCACCGACCAACAGCTGCTGATCGACGCGGCCGCGGAGCCGGAGACCCTGCTGAGCCTGATCGGTGACGGCGGCATCGCCTCCGTGGTCACCACTCACCAGCACGGCGACCACTGGGGCGCGCTGGCGGACGTGGTCGGGGCGACCGGCGCGCGGACGTACGCGGGCGCCCTCGACGCGGAGGGCATCCCGGTCGCGACCGACGTGCTCGTCGCGGACGGGGACACGATCACGGTCGGACGGGTCACGCTGACCGCCCGCCACCTGGTCGGCCACACCCCCGGTTCGATCGCGCTGGTCTACGACGACCCGCACGGTCATCCGCACGTGTTCACCGGCGACTGCCTCTTCCCCGGCGGCGTCGGCAACACCTGGGGGGACCCGAAGGCCTTCGTCCAGCTCGTCGACGACGTGGAGCACAAGCTCTTCGAACAGCTGCCGGACGAGACCTGGGTCTACCCGGGCCACGGCAACGACACGACGCTCGGCGCCGAGCGTCCTCACCTGGCCGAATGGCGCGAGCGCGGCTGGTAG
- a CDS encoding TerD family protein encodes MTAELVRGQNHPLSRSRVEIRVSAGTPVLALAQVGDEAGRLAGPGALAHPGARTLPGLEVPGEVSGEHRIAVDLEAVDPAVHRVGFVLVLPPGGPARFGAVPASYVSVADPEGAELAGYTLTGLESETAVMALELYRRQGAWKVRAVGQGYAGGLGALLADAGLPGPAATELAALATGLTPMGDITLAVMPGGPAPTVPRGLRAPDPAPQDTAPAPTPLPPPDPIPVPSAPYAAGPGGDTAGGPPTISYAHPRRRTSTEPPEPAPRPAAPPQPGEPARPVAGDASGWSMEERLYNQVWGMFEDLARCVAAYRGAVEFADSRMDRELDEALSDPRHRLGGSGDAARDTARARHEELVAQAQAVLDRDLVQLTAESEVVEPALPAPYARWDNPVWYAHTVPGESPLALRLGDLHLPERPDLRIPMLVRVPLERGLWIDNGRTGSESAMAMDTDQLRRAAMDMAVAHAARLLAAHPADRFAVHVIDAAGAGAASLTPLVRAGVLAGPPAAGAAGVTETLERLTRRVDLVQMAVRAGAPEDLPPDVDTADQLLIVHDFPHGFDDRAVTRLRYLADEGPAVGVHLLMVADRDEASAYGPLLDPLWRSLMRLSPVPDNHLADPWVHHAWTFEPDLPPRGSQVLDQALERVAAARRATR; translated from the coding sequence ATGACGGCCGAACTGGTCCGGGGGCAGAACCACCCCCTGTCCCGGAGCCGGGTCGAGATCCGGGTCTCGGCGGGCACACCCGTGCTCGCCCTGGCCCAGGTCGGCGACGAGGCGGGCCGGCTCGCCGGCCCCGGGGCGCTGGCCCATCCCGGCGCCCGCACCCTGCCCGGGCTGGAAGTGCCCGGGGAGGTCTCGGGGGAGCACCGCATCGCGGTCGACCTCGAGGCCGTCGACCCGGCCGTGCACCGGGTCGGCTTCGTGCTGGTCCTGCCGCCCGGCGGCCCGGCCCGCTTCGGCGCGGTCCCGGCCTCCTACGTGTCCGTGGCCGACCCGGAGGGCGCCGAGCTCGCCGGGTACACGCTGACCGGCCTGGAGTCGGAGACCGCCGTCATGGCCCTGGAGCTGTACCGGCGCCAGGGGGCCTGGAAGGTCCGCGCCGTCGGCCAGGGCTATGCCGGCGGACTCGGCGCGCTCCTGGCCGACGCCGGGCTGCCCGGCCCGGCCGCAACCGAGCTCGCCGCCCTCGCGACGGGGCTGACCCCGATGGGGGACATCACCCTGGCCGTCATGCCCGGCGGGCCGGCCCCGACCGTGCCACGCGGCCTGCGGGCGCCGGACCCCGCCCCGCAGGACACCGCGCCCGCCCCCACGCCACTGCCGCCCCCGGACCCGATCCCGGTCCCCTCGGCCCCGTACGCGGCCGGGCCCGGCGGGGACACCGCGGGCGGTCCGCCCACCATCAGCTACGCCCACCCGCGCCGCCGCACCAGCACCGAACCGCCCGAGCCCGCGCCGCGCCCCGCCGCGCCGCCGCAGCCGGGTGAACCGGCCCGCCCCGTCGCCGGGGACGCGAGCGGCTGGTCGATGGAGGAGCGGCTCTACAACCAGGTCTGGGGCATGTTCGAGGACCTGGCCCGCTGTGTGGCCGCCTACCGCGGTGCCGTGGAGTTCGCCGACTCCCGGATGGACCGCGAGCTGGACGAGGCGCTGTCCGACCCCCGCCACCGCCTCGGCGGCTCCGGCGACGCCGCCCGTGACACCGCCCGGGCCCGACACGAGGAGCTGGTCGCGCAGGCGCAGGCCGTCCTCGACCGGGACCTGGTCCAGCTCACCGCCGAGTCCGAGGTCGTCGAGCCCGCGCTGCCGGCCCCGTACGCCCGCTGGGACAACCCGGTCTGGTACGCCCACACCGTGCCCGGCGAGAGCCCGCTGGCCCTGCGCCTGGGAGACCTCCACCTGCCCGAGCGGCCCGATCTGCGCATCCCCATGCTGGTCAGGGTCCCGTTGGAGCGCGGGCTGTGGATCGACAACGGCCGCACCGGCTCCGAGTCCGCCATGGCGATGGACACCGACCAACTGCGCCGGGCCGCGATGGACATGGCCGTCGCGCACGCCGCGCGGCTGCTGGCCGCCCACCCCGCCGACAGGTTCGCCGTCCACGTCATCGACGCGGCCGGCGCCGGAGCCGCCTCGCTAACCCCGCTGGTGCGGGCCGGAGTGCTGGCGGGGCCTCCCGCCGCCGGGGCCGCGGGGGTCACCGAGACCCTGGAGCGGCTGACCCGGCGCGTGGACCTCGTACAGATGGCGGTGCGGGCCGGAGCTCCGGAGGACCTGCCGCCCGATGTGGACACCGCCGACCAGCTCTTGATCGTGCACGATTTCCCGCACGGGTTCGACGACCGGGCCGTCACCCGGTTGCGCTACCTCGCCGACGAGGGGCCGGCGGTCGGCGTGCACCTGCTGATGGTCGCGGACCGTGACGAGGCCTCGGCCTACGGGCCGCTGCTGGACCCGCTGTGGCGCTCGCTGATGCGGCTGTCGCCGGTGCCGGACAACCACCTCGCCGATCCCTGGGTCCACCACGCCTGGACCTTCGAACCGGATCTGCCGCCGCGCGGCAGCCAGGTCCTCGACCAGGCGCTCGAGCGGGTCGCGGCGGCCCGGCGGGCCACCCGGTAG
- a CDS encoding TerC/Alx family metal homeostasis membrane protein, producing MDVSLTLWVLTIVGLGILIGADFFIGRKPHDVSMKEAGIWTVVWIVLAALFGLGLLFFGHGQASQEFFAGFITEKSLSVDNLFVFVLIMAKFAVPSQLQQRVLLIGVLIALVLRAIFIAAGAAIITNFSWVFYIFGAFLIYTAWKLIQEARKDEEDEEFEENRLLKSIEKKFGVADRYHGTKLFIRNNGKRVLTPLMVVMLAIGTTDVLFALDSIPAIFGLTQDPYIVFTANAFALMGLRQLYFLIGGLLKKLVHLSYGLSVILGFIGIKLVLHALHESGLHVPQISIPVSLGVICGVLVITTITSLIASKKQAEAEAAATPEGVDA from the coding sequence GTGGACGTTTCGTTGACCCTCTGGGTGCTGACCATCGTTGGTCTGGGCATCCTCATCGGCGCCGATTTCTTCATCGGCCGCAAACCGCACGACGTTTCCATGAAGGAAGCGGGCATCTGGACGGTCGTCTGGATCGTCCTCGCGGCGCTCTTCGGCCTCGGCCTGCTGTTCTTCGGGCACGGCCAGGCCTCGCAGGAGTTCTTCGCCGGGTTCATCACCGAGAAGTCCCTGAGCGTGGACAACCTCTTCGTCTTCGTCCTGATCATGGCGAAGTTCGCGGTGCCCTCGCAGCTCCAGCAGCGCGTGCTGCTGATCGGCGTACTGATCGCCCTCGTCCTGCGCGCGATCTTCATCGCCGCCGGCGCCGCGATCATCACCAACTTCTCGTGGGTCTTCTACATCTTCGGCGCCTTCCTCATCTACACCGCGTGGAAGCTGATCCAGGAAGCCCGCAAGGACGAGGAGGACGAGGAGTTCGAGGAGAACCGTCTCCTCAAGTCGATCGAGAAGAAGTTCGGCGTCGCCGACCGCTACCACGGCACCAAGCTCTTCATCCGGAACAACGGCAAGCGCGTCCTGACCCCGCTGATGGTCGTCATGCTCGCCATCGGCACCACCGACGTGCTGTTCGCCCTGGACTCGATCCCCGCGATCTTCGGTCTCACCCAGGACCCGTACATCGTCTTCACCGCCAACGCCTTCGCGCTGATGGGTCTGCGCCAGCTGTACTTCCTCATCGGCGGCCTGCTCAAGAAGCTGGTCCACCTCAGCTACGGCCTTTCCGTCATCCTCGGCTTCATCGGCATCAAGCTCGTGCTGCACGCCCTGCACGAGTCGGGCCTGCACGTCCCGCAGATCTCCATCCCGGTCTCCCTGGGCGTCATCTGCGGTGTCCTGGTGATCACCACGATCACCAGCCTGATCGCCTCGAAGAAGCAGGCCGAGGCCGAGGCCGCCGCCACCCCGGAGGGCGTCGACGCCTGA
- a CDS encoding TerD family protein has translation MTVNMTKGQAISLQKADGGTLTAVRMGLGWQAAKRRGLFGSRTREIDLDASAVLFAEKQPVDVVFFRHLQSDDGSVRHTGDNLVGGVGQGGDDESILVDLQRVPVHIDQIVFTVNSFTGQTFQEVQNAFCRIVDETNGQELARYTLDGGGQYTAQIMAKVSRVGAGWQMTALGNPANGRTFQDLMPAILPHL, from the coding sequence GTGACGGTCAACATGACCAAGGGTCAGGCCATCAGTCTGCAGAAGGCGGACGGGGGCACGCTGACCGCGGTCCGGATGGGCCTCGGCTGGCAGGCGGCCAAGCGGCGGGGGCTGTTCGGCTCGCGGACCCGCGAGATCGACCTCGACGCGTCGGCGGTGCTCTTCGCCGAGAAGCAGCCCGTGGACGTGGTGTTCTTCCGCCACCTGCAGAGCGACGACGGCTCGGTCCGGCACACCGGTGACAACCTCGTCGGCGGTGTCGGCCAGGGTGGGGACGACGAGTCGATCCTCGTCGACCTGCAGCGCGTGCCGGTCCACATCGACCAGATCGTCTTCACGGTGAACTCCTTCACCGGCCAGACGTTCCAGGAGGTGCAGAACGCCTTCTGCCGCATCGTCGACGAGACCAACGGCCAGGAACTGGCCCGCTACACCCTCGACGGCGGCGGCCAGTACACCGCCCAGATCATGGCGAAGGTGTCGCGCGTCGGCGCCGGCTGGCAGATGACGGCCCTGGGCAACCCGGCCAACGGCCGCACCTTCCAGGACCTGATGCCGGCGATCCTGCCGCACCTGTAA
- a CDS encoding maleylpyruvate isomerase family mycothiol-dependent enzyme, which produces MIDHVQDLRSVREATDRLLTAAAKLDNATLAEESRLPGWTRGHVLAHLARNADALVEVFEGRPMYESATSRESDIERDSGRPLLQQLEDVRHSADRWQAVAELPQDWTRIVELRNGVTDVAARVPFRRLIEVELHHVDLDIGYELTHLSAEFTDREIAFLADRWAGRPDVPPVTLQAMPGEVWHTGGTEGAPVVLHGTKAELLGWLAGRGPQGAHLAVLAGDGLPELPPL; this is translated from the coding sequence ATGATTGATCATGTGCAGGACCTGCGATCCGTACGTGAGGCCACGGACCGGCTGCTGACCGCGGCCGCGAAACTGGACAACGCGACCCTCGCCGAAGAGTCACGTCTCCCCGGCTGGACCCGCGGCCACGTCCTGGCCCACCTGGCCCGGAACGCCGACGCCCTGGTAGAGGTCTTCGAGGGCCGCCCGATGTACGAGAGCGCCACCTCCCGGGAGTCCGACATCGAGCGCGATTCCGGGCGTCCTCTGCTGCAACAGCTCGAGGACGTCCGGCATTCCGCGGACCGCTGGCAGGCCGTCGCCGAGCTGCCGCAGGACTGGACGCGCATCGTGGAGCTGCGCAACGGCGTCACCGACGTCGCCGCCCGCGTTCCCTTCCGCCGCCTGATCGAGGTCGAGCTGCACCACGTCGACCTGGACATCGGCTACGAGCTCACGCACCTCTCCGCCGAGTTCACCGACCGGGAGATCGCCTTCCTCGCCGACCGCTGGGCGGGCCGGCCGGACGTACCCCCGGTGACGCTGCAGGCCATGCCCGGCGAGGTCTGGCACACCGGTGGCACGGAAGGCGCCCCCGTGGTCCTCCACGGCACCAAGGCCGAGCTGCTCGGCTGGCTCGCCGGGCGCGGTCCGCAGGGTGCCCATCTCGCCGTACTGGCCGGCGACGGCCTGCCCGAACTCCCCCCGCTCTAG
- a CDS encoding serine hydrolase domain-containing protein: protein MRPTRTRMRRAWVAVAAAGLLTAPAVAGSAYGAAASAPSVSAAPSPTGDTEFPQLTPAVAAQLDAAVRQTMSETGVPGVTVGLWAPGKGSYVKSFGVADKATGAPMKPDLGVRIGSETKTFTVTALLQLVDQGKLALDDTIGKYISGVPNGDRITLRELAGMRSGLYNYSEDPGFDAKITSTFTPQQLLDISFKHPVNFEPDAKFEYSNTNLILLGLLVQKITGRPLDEVIAQDVVKPAGLSGRTLLASGTEFPEPHAHGYTNDLPGGKIVDATNLDPSWAWAAGAMASDLQDLRIWAKTLATGTLLTPATQAQRLKTQPIGIIPGDGYGLGIFNVQGWLGHNGSLPGYETLTVYLPEVQATMVVLLTTDDLYKGQEPSTLFGEAITSIVTPSHVYPGHKPVETK from the coding sequence ATGAGGCCGACCCGCACGCGTATGCGCAGGGCCTGGGTGGCCGTAGCCGCCGCAGGCCTCCTCACCGCCCCGGCCGTCGCGGGCTCCGCGTACGGGGCCGCCGCCTCGGCGCCGTCCGTGTCCGCCGCACCCTCACCGACCGGCGACACGGAGTTCCCGCAGCTCACGCCGGCGGTCGCCGCCCAACTGGACGCGGCCGTGCGCCAGACCATGAGCGAAACCGGGGTGCCGGGCGTGACCGTCGGACTGTGGGCCCCCGGCAAGGGGAGCTACGTGAAGTCCTTCGGCGTGGCCGACAAGGCCACCGGCGCCCCCATGAAGCCCGACCTCGGGGTGCGCATCGGCAGCGAGACCAAGACGTTCACGGTCACGGCCCTCCTCCAACTGGTCGACCAGGGAAAGCTCGCCCTGGACGACACCATCGGCAAGTACATCAGCGGCGTCCCGAACGGGGACCGCATCACCCTGCGCGAACTGGCGGGCATGCGCAGCGGGCTCTACAACTACAGCGAGGACCCGGGCTTCGACGCGAAGATCACCTCCACCTTCACCCCGCAGCAGTTGCTCGACATCTCCTTCAAGCACCCGGTGAACTTCGAGCCGGACGCGAAGTTCGAGTACTCCAACACCAATCTGATCCTGCTCGGCCTGCTGGTGCAGAAGATCACCGGCCGGCCGCTCGACGAGGTCATCGCCCAGGACGTCGTCAAGCCCGCGGGGCTGAGCGGGCGCACGCTCCTCGCGAGCGGGACGGAGTTCCCCGAGCCGCACGCGCACGGCTACACCAACGATCTGCCCGGCGGCAAGATCGTGGACGCGACCAACCTCGACCCGTCGTGGGCCTGGGCCGCCGGAGCGATGGCCTCCGACCTCCAGGACCTGCGCATCTGGGCGAAGACCCTGGCCACCGGCACGCTGCTGACCCCCGCGACCCAGGCCCAGCGCCTGAAGACGCAGCCGATCGGCATCATCCCCGGCGACGGGTACGGGCTCGGCATCTTCAACGTGCAGGGCTGGCTCGGCCACAACGGCTCGCTGCCCGGCTACGAGACGCTGACCGTCTACCTGCCGGAGGTGCAGGCGACCATGGTCGTCCTGCTCACCACCGACGACCTGTACAAGGGGCAGGAGCCCAGCACCCTCTTCGGCGAGGCGATCACCAGCATCGTGACCCCGAGCCACGTGTACCCGGGCCACAAACCGGTGGAGACCAAGTAG
- a CDS encoding MFS transporter, translating to MLRLASAALAGTAIEFYDFFAYGTAAALVLGPLFFPAFSPLAGTLAAFGTFGVGFLARPLGSAVFGHIGDRYGRRPVLLGSLLLTGLATVAVGCVPSYASIGAAAPVLLVLLRFLQGFGLGGEWGGAVLLTAEHAPEGRRGLWSSFPQMGPAVGFLLANGLMLALSSTLSDGQFAAWGWRVPFWAAGLLALAGLWLRRSVEETPQFRALAATGRRADAPLTEVVRGHWRLLLLTGGALAVGYAVFYAVTTWSLAYATEHLGVHRSVMLTCVMVAVALKGLATPAIALLGDRWGRRPLCLAGCAMSALWMFPFVALLRTADPLLMTLGLFGALLGMVTMFAVVGAYLPELYAPRIRCTGAAVGYNLGGVLGGALTPIVATALADGSGPPWAVAVYLTGIALVSLACFALLPETNPSGVRQRTGKEAEAARATAPA from the coding sequence ATGCTCCGGCTGGCCTCGGCCGCCCTCGCCGGGACCGCCATCGAGTTCTACGACTTCTTCGCCTACGGCACCGCGGCCGCCCTGGTCCTCGGCCCGCTCTTCTTCCCCGCCTTCTCCCCGCTCGCCGGGACCCTCGCCGCCTTCGGCACCTTCGGCGTCGGCTTCCTCGCCCGCCCCCTCGGATCGGCCGTCTTCGGCCACATCGGCGACCGGTACGGCCGCCGCCCGGTGCTGCTGGGCTCCCTGCTGCTCACCGGCCTGGCCACGGTGGCGGTGGGCTGCGTGCCCTCGTACGCCTCCATCGGGGCGGCCGCACCGGTCCTGCTGGTCCTGCTGCGCTTCCTGCAGGGCTTCGGACTGGGCGGCGAGTGGGGCGGCGCGGTGCTGCTGACCGCCGAGCACGCCCCCGAGGGGCGGCGCGGGCTCTGGTCGAGCTTCCCGCAGATGGGTCCGGCGGTGGGATTCCTGCTGGCCAACGGCCTGATGCTGGCCCTGTCGAGCACCCTGTCCGACGGGCAGTTCGCCGCGTGGGGCTGGCGGGTGCCGTTCTGGGCGGCGGGGCTGCTGGCCCTGGCCGGGCTGTGGCTGCGCCGCTCGGTGGAGGAGACCCCGCAGTTCCGCGCGCTCGCCGCGACCGGCCGGCGGGCCGACGCCCCGCTGACCGAGGTCGTACGGGGCCACTGGCGCCTCCTCCTGCTGACCGGCGGGGCGCTGGCCGTCGGGTACGCCGTCTTCTACGCGGTCACCACCTGGTCCCTCGCGTACGCCACCGAACACCTCGGGGTGCATCGCTCGGTGATGCTGACGTGCGTCATGGTGGCCGTCGCCCTCAAGGGACTGGCCACCCCGGCGATCGCGCTGCTCGGCGACCGCTGGGGGCGGCGCCCGCTGTGCCTGGCGGGCTGCGCGATGTCGGCGCTGTGGATGTTCCCCTTCGTGGCCCTGCTGCGCACCGCGGACCCGCTGCTGATGACGCTGGGGCTGTTCGGCGCCCTGCTCGGCATGGTGACGATGTTCGCGGTGGTGGGCGCCTACCTGCCCGAGCTGTACGCCCCGCGGATCCGCTGCACGGGCGCGGCCGTCGGCTACAACCTGGGCGGGGTGCTGGGCGGGGCGCTGACCCCGATCGTCGCGACGGCCCTGGCGGACGGCTCCGGCCCGCCGTGGGCGGTGGCCGTGTACCTGACGGGGATCGCCCTGGTCTCGCTGGCCTGCTTCGCGCTGCTGCCGGAGACGAACCCCTCGGGCGTGCGGCAGCGGACGGGCAAGGAGGCGGAGGCGGCCCGAGCGACCGCCCCCGCGTAG